In one Rhinopithecus roxellana isolate Shanxi Qingling chromosome 1, ASM756505v1, whole genome shotgun sequence genomic region, the following are encoded:
- the LOC104657843 gene encoding ubiquitin-conjugating enzyme E2 L3, which produces MAASRRLMKELEEIRKCGMKNFRNIQVDEANLLTWQGLIVPDNPPYDKGAFRIEINFPAEYPFKPPKITFKTKIYHPNIDEKGQVCLPVISAENWKPATKTDQVIQSLIALVNDPQPEHPLRADLAEEYSKDRKKFCKNAEEFTKKYGEKRPVD; this is translated from the coding sequence ATGGCGGCCAGCAGGAGGCTGATGAAGGAGCTTGAAGAAATCCGCAAATGTGGGATGAAAAACTTCCGTAACATCCAGGTTGATGAAGCTAATTTATTGACTTGGCAAGGGCTTATTGTTCCTGACAACCCTCCATATGATAAGGGGGCCTTCAGAATCGAAATCAACTTTCCAGCAGAGTACCCATTCAAACCACCGAAGatcacatttaaaacaaagatcTATCACCCGAACATCGACGAAAAGGGGCAGGTCTGTCTGCCAGTAATTAGCGCTGAAAACTGGAAGCCAGCAACCAAAACCGACCAAGTAATCCAGTCCCTCATAGCACTGGTGAATGACCCCCAACCCGAGCACCCGCTTCGGGCTGACCTAGCTGAAGAATACTCTAAGGACCGTAAAAAATTCTGTAAGAATGCTGAAGAGTTTACAAAGAAATATGGGGAAAAGCGACCTGTGGACTAA